Proteins from one Portunus trituberculatus isolate SZX2019 chromosome 38, ASM1759143v1, whole genome shotgun sequence genomic window:
- the LOC123514538 gene encoding uncharacterized protein LOC123514538, which translates to MLEMLPLYRPAGWKWSSHAYLLWILCLLLTGNMILGNYENGKCYCVSENDEKIRQAIAAFTDTPSVSKYEYIGAEYNSTAEEFAPCVCDDVVGVMSDLAVTEQYVLEMATGNETELNDNVTRALDATAKVAFNNYMDLTHSYINSFATYSYTNGSKAMFNVEFIVKGTNTVIKDKVSTVMLEAVAGNMLSGVGSVENFTKEFSLRVCPVDPSGGENTQTSVTNNVAGTSVTITCKTGYRTNSGEPTSGKSKCVHETLTWTPPSPSVVCIEDKRCYKSPPNPINTKRVWNGTKEEGTKIVYSCKILYRILTDKKSIYQCKNKDWTLVTSPIKCDPPKCGDPPQVPDHGVLTYNDWNQITYQCDTYAIRSGVDSEHKIICKNFTWEELPKSFKCVGSDTYDSHQEWENFLNITLPVSTVLVFLVIFCLLATRSDSPFCKICKGTTKEVTY; encoded by the exons ATGTTGGAGATGCTGCCGCTATATAGGCCTGCTGGCTGGAAGTGGTCATCACATGCCTATCTTCTCTGGATTTTGTGCCTTCTGCTGACTG GAAATATGATATTAGGGAATTACGAAAACGGGAAGTGTTATTGTGTCTCcgaaaatgacgaaaaaatcAGGCAGGCCATCGCTGCCTTCACAGATACGCCGTCTGTGTCCAAATATGAGTACATCGGTGCCGAATATAACAGTACTGCCGAGGAATTCGCCCCCTGCGTGTGTGATGATG TGGTGGGCGTGATGTCAGACCTGGCTGTGACAGAGCAGTACGTTCTGGAAATGGCAACGGGGAATGAGACAGAGCTCAATGACAATGTTACCAGAGCG CTGGATGCCACTGCGAAGGTTGCCTTCAACAACTACATGGATTTAACGCATTCTTACATCAACTCCTTTGCTACCTACAGCTACACTAACGGCTCCAAAGCCATGTTCAATGTAGAATTTATCGTCAAAGGCACCAATACAGTCATCAAAGATAAG GTCTCCACTGTGATGCTGGAGGCGGTGGCCGGGAACATGTTGAGCGGGGTCGGCTCTGTAGAGAACTTCACCAAGGAATTCTCAC TGAGAGTGTGTCCCGTAGATCCTAGCGGTGGTGAGAACACTCAAACGTCAGTCACTAACAACGTGGCGGGAACCTCTGTCACAATTACCTGTAAAACAGGCTacag AACAAATTCAGGCGAACCGACCAGTGGAAAATCAAAGTGTGTCCACGAGACTTTAACTTGGACGCCACCATCCCCCAGCGTTGTCTGTATTGAAG ATAAAAGGTGTTATAAGAGTCCACCTAATCCAATAAACACCAAACGTGTCTGGAATGGcacaaaggaggaaggaacaaaaattGTATACAGCTGCAAAATTCTTTACAG gattCTAACAGACAAGAAATCCATTTATCAATGTAAAAATAAGGACTGGACCCTGGTGACATCACCAATCAA GTGTGATCCACCCAAGTGTGGTGATCCACCTCAGGTGCCTGACCATGGAGTACTCACCTATAATGATTGGAATCAAATAACCTACCAGTGCGACACTTATGCCAT ACGTTCAGGAGTAGATTCTGAGCATAAGATCATCTGCAAAAACTTCACATGGGAGGAGCTACCAAAAAGCTTCAAGTGTGTGGGAAGTGATACCTATGATTCCCATCAGGAGTGGGAAAATTTCCTGAACATCACCTTGCCAGTATCAACAG TTCTGGTATTTCTCGTCATTTTCTGCCTTCTTGCTACCCGATCTGACTCTCCATTCTGTAAGATATGTAAAGGAACTACAAAGGAAGTTACCTATTAA